A DNA window from Desulfovibrio sp. contains the following coding sequences:
- the glpB gene encoding anaerobic glycerol-3-phosphate dehydrogenase subunit GlpB, translating into MSRIVDVLVVGSGMAGLVAALAAADQGRSVRLLTTGMGSLAISGGSVDFLGYADGRFAADPWQGLAMLPEDHPYSLLGAESVRSAFQFFANVMEGQHWPMRPALSQDGTPRNTQLPTIMGTLKPTYLLPASLHTEALASAKKVLVLSVQGLRDCRPSLVVSQLRRYKSWADKEFTQGLLPSPFGDTHRAISALDLARLADKPHSRRWLLDALAPYAGKHDLILIPPLCGSKANPEVWQAVNAAAGCPVVEMLSIPPGVGGLRLRDALLQALNKHNFELVENTTVLRAETTGKTCTALVAEASGQERHHAARAFVTATGGILGGGMTLEPGQCWDSVFGIDITVPQDVSQWSEPKIFGNHLFSRMGVRVDRTMRPVDDAAVERWQNVFFAGRSLGGYDYATEKSGHGVAIATGWQAGLMAAAAAAAGENQ; encoded by the coding sequence ATGAGCAGGATTGTTGACGTACTGGTGGTCGGCTCCGGCATGGCGGGCCTTGTGGCCGCCCTTGCAGCAGCGGATCAGGGCCGCAGCGTACGGCTGCTCACCACGGGCATGGGTTCGCTGGCTATCAGCGGCGGCTCGGTGGATTTTCTTGGCTATGCAGATGGCAGATTTGCCGCCGATCCGTGGCAGGGTCTGGCAATGCTGCCAGAAGACCATCCCTACAGCCTGCTTGGGGCAGAAAGCGTCCGCTCGGCCTTTCAGTTCTTTGCAAATGTGATGGAAGGCCAGCACTGGCCCATGCGCCCCGCCCTCTCGCAGGACGGCACGCCGCGCAACACCCAGCTGCCCACCATCATGGGAACGCTCAAGCCCACCTATCTGCTGCCAGCCAGCCTGCACACCGAGGCGCTCGCCAGCGCCAAAAAAGTGCTGGTGCTCAGCGTTCAGGGCCTGCGCGACTGCCGCCCCTCCCTGGTGGTCAGCCAGTTGCGGCGCTACAAAAGCTGGGCCGACAAGGAATTCACTCAGGGGCTTTTGCCCTCGCCCTTTGGCGACACCCACCGCGCCATATCGGCGCTTGATCTGGCCCGCCTTGCGGACAAGCCGCACAGCCGCCGCTGGCTGCTGGATGCGCTTGCCCCGTATGCCGGAAAGCATGACCTCATTCTTATTCCGCCGCTCTGCGGCAGCAAGGCCAATCCGGAAGTCTGGCAGGCGGTCAATGCCGCAGCTGGCTGCCCGGTTGTGGAAATGCTGTCCATCCCTCCGGGGGTTGGCGGCCTGCGCCTGCGCGACGCCCTGTTGCAGGCCCTGAACAAGCACAACTTTGAACTGGTGGAAAACACCACGGTTCTGCGCGCCGAAACAACTGGCAAAACCTGCACAGCCCTGGTGGCCGAGGCCTCCGGGCAGGAACGCCACCACGCCGCCCGCGCCTTTGTAACCGCCACCGGCGGCATCCTTGGCGGCGGCATGACGCTTGAACCCGGCCAGTGCTGGGATTCCGTGTTCGGCATCGACATCACCGTGCCGCAGGATGTTTCGCAGTGGTCAGAGCCGAAGATTTTCGGCAACCATCTGTTCTCGCGCATGGGTGTGCGCGTTGACCGCACCATGCGGCCTGTGGACGATGCCGCCGTTGAGCGCTGGCAAAACGTCTTTTTCGCCGGGCGCAGCCTTGGCGGATATGATTACGCAACAGAAAAAAGCGGTCACGGCGTTGCCATCGCCACGGGCTGGCAGGCGGGCCTCATGGCCGCCGCAGCCGCCGCTGCCGGGGAAAACCAATGA
- a CDS encoding anaerobic glycerol-3-phosphate dehydrogenase subunit C, with amino-acid sequence MSVRINPDKCIACTTCVVHCPVADATPKFLGPRMIGPAYERFRLLGLTEDPSLHYCANCKNCDISCPHGVPVSSLNMMARADQFKKHSPGLRDWVLGHGELMAKWLRLIPAALKNFGMLNPVTRMVLDALGIDKRAPLPAFAPQTFRQLMRHVHQPDHKRSVVFYPGCYVDVYDPRTGLDMVWAMNRAGYKVIVPEELVCCGLPMVANGFWQHARSNAEHNLKALGQWRDAGLPVVTGCPSCALMFRVDLPEYFPDVAEKYGACSLADAQEFLLDAVDSGDLSLKADGKQTLPDLKLIYHAPCHLRAQGNGLPGLELLRRLDGVTVENADAGCCGISGSYGFKKEKYDIAQTVGSELFAKVRESGAQAAVSECGTCRVQITHGSGKFSLHPVTILRQRLEAR; translated from the coding sequence ATGAGCGTGCGCATCAATCCAGACAAATGCATAGCCTGCACCACCTGCGTGGTGCACTGCCCCGTGGCGGATGCGACCCCCAAATTCCTGGGGCCGCGCATGATAGGCCCAGCCTATGAACGCTTTCGCCTGCTGGGGCTGACGGAAGACCCCTCGCTGCACTACTGCGCCAACTGCAAAAACTGCGATATCTCGTGCCCGCACGGCGTGCCGGTTTCCAGTCTCAACATGATGGCAAGGGCCGACCAGTTCAAGAAGCACTCCCCCGGTCTGCGCGACTGGGTGCTCGGTCACGGCGAGCTCATGGCCAAGTGGCTGCGGCTCATTCCGGCGGCGCTCAAGAACTTCGGCATGCTCAATCCCGTTACCCGCATGGTGCTGGATGCGCTGGGCATCGACAAACGCGCGCCCCTGCCCGCCTTTGCGCCCCAGACATTCCGCCAGCTCATGCGCCATGTGCACCAGCCCGACCACAAGCGCAGCGTGGTTTTCTACCCCGGCTGCTACGTGGACGTGTATGACCCGCGCACTGGCCTTGATATGGTGTGGGCCATGAACCGCGCGGGCTACAAGGTCATTGTGCCCGAGGAACTTGTGTGCTGCGGCCTGCCAATGGTTGCCAACGGCTTCTGGCAGCATGCCCGCTCCAATGCGGAACATAACCTGAAAGCTCTGGGCCAGTGGCGCGATGCAGGGCTACCCGTGGTGACGGGCTGCCCCAGTTGCGCCCTCATGTTCCGGGTGGATCTGCCGGAATACTTCCCCGATGTGGCGGAAAAATACGGCGCATGCAGCCTTGCGGACGCGCAGGAATTTCTGCTGGATGCTGTGGACAGCGGCGATCTTTCGCTGAAGGCCGACGGCAAGCAGACCCTGCCCGACCTCAAGCTGATCTACCACGCACCCTGCCATCTGCGGGCACAGGGCAACGGCCTGCCGGGGCTGGAACTGCTGCGCCGCCTTGACGGCGTGACCGTGGAAAATGCTGATGCAGGCTGCTGCGGCATTTCCGGCAGCTATGGCTTTAAAAAGGAAAAATACGACATTGCCCAGACTGTAGGCTCGGAACTGTTCGCCAAGGTACGCGAAAGCGGTGCTCAGGCGGCGGTTTCCGAGTGCGGCACCTGCCGCGTGCAGATCACGCACGGTTCCGGCAAATTCAGCCTGCACCCTGTCACCATTCTGCGGCAGCGGCTCGAAGCCCGCTAG
- the glpA gene encoding anaerobic glycerol-3-phosphate dehydrogenase subunit GlpA, which translates to MLETTVVVIGGGATGIGTLRDLCMRGVPAILLEQGGLAHGTSSRFHGLLHSGGRYAVGDNESARECIEENMIVRRIGRQCVEQTEGFFALTPEDDPAYVDRWVEACGRAGIEASEIDVKEALRLEPNMSPEVKRVFRVPDSCVDGFRLVLHNAMSAKRHGGQMLTYHEVTGICQKNGKICGVTAINKNTGETIEIACSVVVNAAGSWSGRIAALAGQDVAVSPDRGTLVVFNHRFTSRVVNRLHPGSDGDIYVPHGSITILGTTSIPTDRPDDTTPTSEEVLRLLKIGEPLFPDVRSYRILRAFAGTRPLYTPGGAAGRKASRNFHVVDHAEQGLDGMISIFGGKLTTYRLMGERAADKVCAKLGVTAPCRTAEEAIVPDPDEATLARAAKYFPVQGIQLMADRMGDDLTPVLERAEKADSNPLLCECEMVSMAEIECVARDASTHSLTDIRLRTRLGMGTCQGTFCSLRAVAALSEHDIPLEFSATDNVRRFLQERWGGLRPALWGMQAREMELGRAVYAGTLNLDGAAHEQDC; encoded by the coding sequence ATGCTTGAAACTACTGTTGTCGTCATCGGCGGCGGCGCAACAGGCATAGGAACCCTGCGCGATCTTTGCATGCGCGGCGTTCCTGCCATATTGCTCGAACAGGGCGGCCTGGCCCACGGCACAAGCTCGCGCTTTCACGGCCTGCTGCACAGCGGCGGCCGTTACGCCGTGGGAGATAATGAATCCGCGCGTGAATGTATTGAAGAAAACATGATCGTGCGGCGCATTGGCAGGCAGTGCGTGGAACAAACCGAAGGTTTTTTTGCGCTCACGCCCGAGGACGACCCCGCCTATGTGGATCGATGGGTTGAGGCCTGCGGCCGCGCGGGCATTGAGGCCTCTGAAATTGACGTCAAGGAAGCCCTGCGCCTTGAACCCAACATGTCGCCCGAGGTCAAACGCGTTTTCCGCGTGCCTGACTCCTGCGTGGACGGCTTCCGGCTGGTGCTGCACAACGCCATGTCGGCCAAGCGCCACGGCGGGCAGATGCTCACCTATCATGAAGTGACCGGCATCTGCCAAAAGAACGGCAAGATATGCGGCGTTACGGCCATCAACAAGAACACTGGCGAAACTATTGAGATTGCCTGTTCTGTTGTTGTCAACGCCGCTGGCTCATGGTCTGGGCGCATTGCGGCGCTGGCTGGTCAGGATGTGGCGGTTTCGCCCGACCGTGGCACTCTCGTGGTTTTTAACCACCGCTTTACCTCGCGCGTGGTCAACCGCCTGCACCCCGGCTCTGACGGCGATATTTATGTGCCGCACGGCTCCATCACCATTCTTGGCACCACGTCCATTCCCACAGACAGGCCGGACGACACAACCCCCACCAGCGAGGAAGTGCTGCGCCTGCTCAAAATCGGCGAGCCGCTGTTCCCCGATGTGCGCAGCTACCGTATTTTGCGCGCCTTTGCGGGCACACGCCCCCTCTACACGCCGGGCGGCGCCGCCGGGCGCAAGGCCAGCCGCAACTTCCATGTTGTGGATCATGCGGAACAGGGCCTTGACGGCATGATTTCCATTTTCGGCGGCAAGCTGACCACCTACCGCCTCATGGGCGAACGCGCCGCAGACAAGGTCTGCGCCAAGCTTGGCGTTACCGCCCCCTGCCGCACGGCTGAAGAAGCCATTGTGCCGGATCCGGACGAAGCCACGCTTGCCCGTGCCGCCAAGTACTTTCCCGTGCAGGGCATCCAGCTTATGGCCGACCGTATGGGTGATGACCTGACCCCTGTGCTCGAACGCGCTGAAAAGGCCGATTCCAACCCCCTGCTCTGCGAATGCGAAATGGTCAGCATGGCGGAAATTGAATGCGTGGCGCGCGATGCCTCCACCCATTCGCTGACGGATATCCGCCTGCGCACACGCCTGGGCATGGGCACCTGCCAGGGAACGTTCTGCTCCTTGCGGGCAGTGGCCGCGCTTTCCGAACACGACATTCCTCTTGAATTTTCAGCTACCGACAACGTGCGGCGCTTCCTTCAGGAGCGCTGGGGCGGTCTGCGCCCGGCCCTGTGGGGCATGCAGGCACGCGAAATGGAACTTGGCCGCGCTGTATACGCGGGAACACTCAATCTTGATGGAGCCGCCCATGAGCAGGATTGTTGA